The Panicum virgatum strain AP13 chromosome 3N, P.virgatum_v5, whole genome shotgun sequence genome includes the window TCCTCGCTTGGTTTAGTGATGAGGTGAAATTCAGTGTCGAATTTGATTTTGATGGATACTTTTGTGGTGACCCTGATTACTAGCATGGAATAAATAAACTATTAAAAAGAACCAAGGCTATCCACTTAAACCCGGGAAGCCATGATCGCCCATTTAATAATATGGAAATGTATATTCATCACACAATGTGACTCAGTTTACTGACTGTATGTGTTGGATCCACAGTAGAATCAGAAAAGGTATTTGGTCATCCACATAGTTATGTAGCCGCTAGGAGCAATGCTCACTTCTATTTAGTGACCTAGTAAATTATTGTTGGAGAGTCACATGAAAGTTTTCTGATTAAGAAGAGCATATCACTGTGCTTTTATGTCAATTGATATTTATTTTGTGGATATTATGCGAATCACCCCTCTGCCATGATTTGAAAACATACAGTTATATGTACTGTTGGCACACCAAAAGCATCCTTGTTATGCTATTGTGGGGGAAAAACCAAGCTGTTGGTGCTTCTGACATAGCTTGTCCTAGCACGTCATGATAGACATAAACCACCATGCCTTGTTGTTCATTTAAATCCTACTTCATTTCCTACAGTGTATTAACTCCAACAGTATAACTTTATTATGTTTCAGTTCATTCTGATGCATTGTTATTGAATTTCTGTGGCAGTGAAGTTACCATTGTGGAGAAGTCAGGCTCTACTTCATCGACTTCATCTGGGCCTTATGTTTGTGCAGATCTCCTGGAAAGCCTGCTTCATGATATCATTGTTCTCATCAACTCATTCCAGGACTTCCTTGCTTTTACTGGCACCTGCCACTCTTGGCGCCTTGGTGGGCAGCAGTCTCTTCCTTCCCCTCTGTGTATTCTTTCAGCTTCCCACCTCTCCACTTTGAACCACATGGTCCTTATGTCCCTCCCCATAGTGGATATATCAAGCCGCTCCGTATGTCTAGTTGCAAATGGAAGCTTAGTGACCTTACCAAGAAAAACCTATCCCTTCAATGTTCAGTGCCTCAAAACACTCCAAATGAAATGCACTATCTGGGCTGCTCACATGGTTATCTTATCTTTACATATGAGGAGCACTGCCTCCTCATCGATGCATACACTGGTGCCAAGGTGAAGGCCCCTGAACTCCCACGCGACATCACGATTGGTTTCTTTTCTGGCATAGGCGTCCTTACGGCTCCATTTGGTTCACACAACTCGCGCCTCCTCCTTTTCTCAAAGGACTCCATGTTTGAGTGGCAGGTTGGAACAAACTCCTGGTCAGAGCATCCTCTTTATCTTGAGCGGGAACGCATCTGTCAGGTTGTGTCCTTCAAAGGTCATATCCTTGTCATTGATGCTCTTATGAGGCTTCACACTATCCAATTGACACCTCAGTTCAGCATGAACAGAATAGAAGTTTCGTGGTGGTCCCTGCAGAAGTTTCCAATTTGCCCATTGTTGGTGGTCTGTGGTGACATGCTTCTCCTGGTTAACCTCTCAATAGCAAAAATTGGCAGCACGCGTAACTTTGGTGAGCCCAGCGTCAGATATTTTGAGGTCTTTCGCCTTGACTTGTCAGTGAAGCCAGCCAAGTGGATACAGATGAAGAAGCTGGAAAACCTTGTGTTGTTTCTTAGCCTGGATAGGAGGAACCCAGCATTTTCTTGTATGAACCCTGAGAGATGGGGAGGGAAGAGTAACTGCATTTACGTTGCCAGGCTATTTGATGATGCTAATCCTGACGAGACTTGGACTGTGCTGGAGGTTGGTCAGTCAGTGCCGAGCCACGACATAGTTGACCCTATGCCTTATGGTATGGGATTCCCACCGGACTACAGCCTAATAGGTAGCTTCTGGCTATTCCCCAGTCTGGTTTATGGCGTTGGACAGTGATCATGTTGGCCTGCAGGGTTTTTGGTTAGTTTTTTTGCACAAGCAATGGCGATGGCTGTTTTCTTAATCTGCAAGGTCGATGTGAACGGTTTCCTAAGTTGCCCCAGTGTTATGTGTTCAAAATACTTTTGATGTGTTTTGGGCATGCCTGCTCGTGATCTGGTGAAGAAGTGAACATCAGTGCATTTTGTATTCGTCATTTGAACCCTGGTACCTGTGCGCTTCTAAATCTAGCTGATGGTTTTTGAGGCCTTGTTACCACTTGCTGTAGAATTTAGAATTGTAGTTGAGCTGGTGTTACTGCAACGTCTTGTTAGTGGTTTAGTTTTACACTAGTTGGTAGTATTAGCTTGATGATTGTACCTAAATTGTCTCCAGCATGCTATTGTAGACTCAATTTCCTTTATTTTTATCTCGTCATTTGGTACTGGTTGCGTGGGAACCTAAGTACATGTGTCAAGCAAGATTCTCCTATTGATAGATGCTTTTCAGTCTATTTCGTTTGACTGTATTTGTTGTGGTTGTATGAGCCTTTCGTTTGACTATCTTCTTGTGCTTCTGCTTGTAACCAGATCAATACGCATAGGAGGACTATGGTTGTAGACTTGCAGTACAACAATATAGTTCCCAATTCCAGGTGTTGAGAACTAAAGTTTTAGTACAGTATCACCTATTTCATTCAGAAACAGAGATTTCAGTATTTTGCACAATGTGTAGCCGTAGCTTTTCAGAGAAGAATCATCCAATTTGTCTCACCAATCATGCATATtggaaaattttatagtgtgaacgcgagcttttatttctagggtccggctttTGACGTGGGGCATATGTCTAATTCTAGTCACGTTGCTTTGTACAAAGTAGATGCTAGTCATAccagtcatctccaacaaattccagtcaatttcgataaaaaattatagtgtgaacgcgacactgctttgcacaaagtagctgctagtcatactgagtcatctccaacaaatttcggtgaattttgataaaattttatagtgtgaacgcaatgttttatttttagggtctggctcttgacgtgggatccacgtgtaattctagccacgctgctttgcacaaagtagctcctagtcatacttagtcatctccaataaatttcagtcaatttcgataaaaattttataatgtgaatgcgatgttttatttttagggtCCGGCTTTTGGCATGAGATCCACGTGTATGCTAGCCACACAgttttgcacaaagtagctgctagtcatactgagccatctccaacaaattcagtcaatttcgataaaaaatAATAACGTGAATTCAAGGTTTTACTGTTTTGCATAAAGTATCCATTTCAGCTCACTCCAACTCGCTTCAATTTATATTTACATATATAGAACCCGCTCCACTCCATCCCATTAGCTAATACAATCCATTTGAATCCATCCAAACACAATACATATTAAAATCTAATCTATTAAATCCATTTCAACACAAACCATTAGCATTAGCAGGGCTAAGCGcatcaaaataaaaaacaaacaaacaaacaaataatcaagGGTAGGCCATCGATCAGAGAAGCAAGCAATCAAGCAAGAGAACAAATAAATTACACCACATCCACATGCACATCGTTCCAGTCCCAGTTGCCCTCTTCTGTCTCCGGCATCTGGAGCTTGTCCGCCAAGGTCTTGCCCCCCTTGAGCGAGATGATGAGCCAGATGACGGAGAGGAACTCGCCTCCCTCACCCAAGCTCTTAGCATGGAGGTAGCCCCTGCACATGCTGGCCGAGTAGCAGAGCATGCCCACCCACACGCGGTACATCAAGCGCACCCGGGTCTCCTCGTTGTCGATGCCCATCAGCTCCTCCGCGAGCTCGCAAGCCTCACCGATGAGATCAGCACTGTACGTGATGTGCTTCGAATCATCCGCGGCTGTTgtggccgccgcctgctgcttcATCCTCATCAGGTCTGCGCCGTCGAGGTGGTGTTGCTTTCTTTGGAGCTTGAGCCTGATGTCttgggcggcgtcggcggcgaggatgcGCTCCATGTGTCGCTGGGCCCGAGTGAAGAGGTGCTTCCTGCTGCCGGTCATGAGCATCTCGgggcggaagctgagcaggtGGGCCATGTAGTTGGAGATTGCCTGCGTGCACAGCCGACGGCGGAGGTGGAGCTCCTTGTCAGAGTAGGAGTGCTGGAGCCTCGCCTGGCTCCGGCTCCACCCCTGCAGCGTAGAGGAGCTGGAGCCAGCTGCGGCAGACTGCTGAGAAtgagacgacgacggcgacgccgtgtCTTGCAGTGGCGGCATCATGCGGAAGCAGAGATCTGTGGCGATGTGCCAGGTGAGCACGCTCCTGTCGAACGATGCTCGGAGGCTGCGCTTCATGCGGGTGCTGCAAACCTTCTTGAGATCGTCACCCAGCGCCCAGTTTGCGCTGGCCTCGGAGAAGTTTCTGTAGGTGGAAAGATCGAGGCCCTTGAGCGCCTTGGCTTCCCCAACCTTGAGCACATCTATGACCAGGAAATCCTTCACCATGCCGTACAgctcccgacgccgccgcctgaAATCAAAATCAAAATACTCCTCGCTGAATCCGACCTCCGTGGCGCACTTGAGGAGGCACCCGGGGCACGGCCGCATCCGCCGGAGCACCGAGTCCACGAGGTTGTACTCGGGGATCGTCTCGCACAGCGCCGGGACGCCGGCGATGAGCAGGGACAGGTGCAGCAGGCCGCGGATGCACGCCGCCAGCACGTCCAGCGCGGCGGTGAGGCACATCAGGATGTACGTCATGTCGACGTCCGTGCCGTCGTAGCGGCGGCGCTTGTGGGGGATGGTGGCGAAGagcgcgatggcggcggcgtgcagggaCGGGACCAGGAGCATGTGGTAGGCCACGTACGCGGGCGTGGTCATGTTGGCCCTCGTGTAGATGAGCCTGAACGCCTTGCGGAGCCAGCGCAGGACGTCGACGCCTGGATCGAGAGGCTTGAGGGGTTGCTTCAGATCAGCCGCGGCGGCGTACAGCGACAGGTCCGAGAGGATCATGTGGACCTTGTCCCTCTCCGACAGCTGATAATCGCCACCCGTCGCCCGGCGCTTCTTGAGCTTGGTGAAGCAGAAGCCGCCTCTGCTCCGGCCAGGCTCTTCGAGCATGGCGGACACGGCGGCGAGCCTGTTGATCCTGGCCCTGTAGAGGGCCCACGGCTTCTCGCAGAAGCTGAGGAAGCCGGTGACGAAGAGCAGGATCGCCGACGCGAGCAGCCTCCGGTCGCTGGTGCTGGGCCAGGCCTTGTAGAAGGCGTAGACGGCCACGGTGACCTGGGACACGAGGGTCACCGTGTGCCGCGTCCACAGCTCGTTGTCCTCGATCTCGTAGGCCGTGAGCTCCCGCTGGCCGCCGAGGTGGATCAGGAGGATGGGCGCCCACAGGACCTCCAGGGGGCTCGCCTGCTTGCCGCCGGCGGCCCGGGCGTGGCGGTTGAAGAGGGTGGCGAGCGCGTAGATGGCCAGGGAGTCGCTGCTGATGTAGGCCAGCCAGATGCACGTCCGGAACCACCGGGGGATGACGTACTTGCGCATCGGGGCGGCCAGCAGGAGGAACCACTGGAGGATGAGGCTGCCGACGACCAGGACGCGGAGCTGCCACTTGTCCCACCAGATCATAGCATCCACCAGATCAACCATCTCTGCTTGTATTGTTTTTATTTTGGTTTCTCTTCGATCTAATTAAGCAAGCTCGATCAATTCGATCGTGTGTTTAATTTCTTGTGTGTGATGGCACAGATCGAAACTCGATCACTAGCTATCTATCTGGACAACTAGCTAGAAGCTGGGTGGAGCTCTTGTTGTAACAACTAACAATTAGCAGGCCGGTTTGTTACAAGCATTCAGTTCCCGGCCTCCGGCCACTGCTATATATCTTATGGACCAAGCATGCGTGGTTTCTTGACAAATACAGTGCCTCATGAAGCAGCAAGGCTTTACTAATTAAGCTCACTTTGATGACATAAGCGAATGGCTTCATTAATAAGCTCATCATAGTTTGGTGTCTGAGTGCCTTTCTACAGGCCTATTCTGTCCTCAACCAAACATTTATGGGAGTGTTTAATTTGGTTCGAGGTTTAATTTGGTTCGAGCTGAGAAACCCACTTCATCCTAGATGTCACTCTGTTTGCTTGGttgtggctggtagctggtgctgatttgttatgagagaaaaatattgctaACTGGTTTGTGGCtaatgctgatttggtgtgagagaaaaacactaattgattggctgacaagccaagcgaacagaGTTAAAGAATCTTGGCAGGATACATGGCTTGCAGGAGATGACGTGGTGATGGTCAAACCAAATAAAAAGTTAAGAAACAAAAAGATAATAATGGCACCCCGccttaatttataattagattGCCAAAAGAGAGAATCAAATCcacaaatgaaaagaaaagggTAAAGTCGTACCGTACGTTCTATGCATCTTTGTTACTTTATTAGCATGCATGCTGCCCTTTGCGTGCCCATGGTAATATTCTATGCCCTCTCATCACGTGTAAGCAAATAATGGCTATCCCTGCCTTTTGTTGTCGCATGTGTTCCTGTCCCTAACTTTGCGTGTTCGCGCCCTGTGGTGATGACGACCCTGCCATCCATTCACATGAAGATCAAGCTTGGGTTGGGCCTGCTGGCGCAACTGACATAGTGACATTATGTTGCAATTTCCTTCTAAACAACTCTCTTAAGCCTGGGTTATTATAAAGTAGGAGTTACTCCCGGCAAGAAGAGCTTCCTGCCACTCTTTCAGCAGTCTAGAGTACCGTAGTGTAGTTGTAAGTTAGGGTCTTCGGAAGTTCTGATATAAATTCTATTGTAtcctttttatttaaaaaaatttgagcATTACAATAAAAATAGATGTTAGTTATGGTGCGCAATATCACTACTTAGTGGTATATAGTATTCAAAGGGATCATAATATCATTAACAGGAGTAATTATTTATAACCTTCCATCTGCAATGAGCATGAAACTTCTCTGCAGCACTGCATAAGGATTCCCTACACGTGGCTAGTACAATTTGCGCCATATGTCAATGAGGAGAGTCAAAATGTACGGAGTAGTAGTCAGTTCCTTCTACGGCTCAGCCCAGGCACGTCAAGTTATTTGCACCCTGCCGTAGACGAGAAGACCACAGAAGTGAACAGAAACCATAAACGGGCCATCGTCATAACGATTATTTGACTGTAGCTGGCTGCAAATACCACAAACATTGTGtagcaacacaaataaatttctCTACATAATTAATGCTTTATACAGGTACAATGTCTTGGGAACCTGAACCACATGTACAGCTCAAATTGAGCAAGCCCGAAATAAAAGTAAAAGGTAACAAATAATGGGAAACCCAAAGAACTAAAGTAATCACGAAGCTCAGCTATACATGCGGCACCAATTGTCAGGAGCCATTTGCGAAAACCGACCAACATTCTGAGAGTCTAGCACTGCCTAGATCCACAGCAACAGAGTGCATGCCGCTCAAACCTCATGCACTCCCAGTACCAATATCATTCGGCTGTGATATTGTTAAGCATTGAAGCAATTTTTGCCGTCTTATAATCATCCCTGAGCTGAATGAACCTGAAATGTAAATCAAACCTCAAAGTCAGTTCTGAGGTCCTAACAAAACCATGAATGATTCTGGAAATATCATCAAATGTTCTATGCAGACACAACCTCAAGGCGTCCTTCCGGATGCTTGGGGTTCCTTCGAATAGCGATGCTAAACTTTCTGGAGCAACAATGAAGACATTCGCCACGCTGCAAACATAAGATCCAAGAAAAGATTAGCGACAAATTGGCACAAACATCATGACAGAAACCCCAGATGCAAGACTTACATTCCCAACAGCTCAAACTTCTCATCTATGGAGGGGGCATTGAAGCTTCGAACAAAGTCCCCGTATTCAGTTATGTCACGTTTCAACCGCAAGCCACCACTACAATAAAACAGAAATGGCACTACGAAGTCAGGCTCTACCAAGATAACCATAATGGCTGGCATGCACACTGGTTATAGTGGTTCATGGTCATTACGGCAACTCAAACTAGATATGACCACTCCGTCAATCATAACTTTGATAAATATGAACATTTACGTAATTCGTGCAGGATTACCAATGAGCTAAAATAGCAACCTGGATCTAATCATTGGGTGCCCACTTTCATCCCTAACACCAGAAATCAGTATCAAAGAACAGCAAATTAAAAAGCAACCATCTTCAAAATATTCTTATTTGGGGGGGAAATAAGAGAGGCTTGTGCTATTGCGCCAATTCTGGTCTCAATAATTGCCATTGCTTTTGTAATATTTGGACTCATGCCATCATTGTGTAAAACTTGGCCCATTTATGCCACCACCCTACCAATTTTA containing:
- the LOC120663831 gene encoding uncharacterized protein LOC120663831, which codes for MVDLVDAMIWWDKWQLRVLVVGSLILQWFLLLAAPMRKYVIPRWFRTCIWLAYISSDSLAIYALATLFNRHARAAGGKQASPLEVLWAPILLIHLGGQRELTAYEIEDNELWTRHTVTLVSQVTVAVYAFYKAWPSTSDRRLLASAILLFVTGFLSFCEKPWALYRARINRLAAVSAMLEEPGRSRGGFCFTKLKKRRATGGDYQLSERDKVHMILSDLSLYAAAADLKQPLKPLDPGVDVLRWLRKAFRLIYTRANMTTPAYVAYHMLLVPSLHAAAIALFATIPHKRRRYDGTDVDMTYILMCLTAALDVLAACIRGLLHLSLLIAGVPALCETIPEYNLVDSVLRRMRPCPGCLLKCATEVGFSEEYFDFDFRRRRRELYGMVKDFLVIDVLKVGEAKALKGLDLSTYRNFSEASANWALGDDLKKVCSTRMKRSLRASFDRSVLTWHIATDLCFRMMPPLQDTASPSSSHSQQSAAAGSSSSTLQGWSRSQARLQHSYSDKELHLRRRLCTQAISNYMAHLLSFRPEMLMTGSRKHLFTRAQRHMERILAADAAQDIRLKLQRKQHHLDGADLMRMKQQAAATTAADDSKHITYSADLIGEACELAEELMGIDNEETRVRLMYRVWVGMLCYSASMCRGYLHAKSLGEGGEFLSVIWLIISLKGGKTLADKLQMPETEEGNWDWNDVHVDVV